In Apus apus isolate bApuApu2 unplaced genomic scaffold, bApuApu2.pri.cur manual_scaffold_34_ctg1, whole genome shotgun sequence, one genomic interval encodes:
- the LOC127396207 gene encoding olfactory receptor 14J1-like yields the protein LHYGTLLGSRACVHMAAAAWASGFLYSLLHTVSTFSLPLCQGNALGQFFCEIPQILKLSCSHSYLREVGLLAVGIILVFLCFVFMVVSYVQIFRAVLRIPSQQGRHKAFSTCLPHLAVVSLVVSTGAFAYLKPPSISSPSLDLVVAVLYSVVPPWNKSRRTMAMGGYGKQYK from the exons ctgcactacgggaccctcctgggcagcagagcttgtgtccacatggcagcagctgcctgggcctctgggtttctttattctctgctgcacacagtcagtacattttcactgcccctctgccagggcaatgccctgggacagttcttctgtgaaatcccccagatcctcaagctctcctgctcacactcctacctcagggaagTTGGGCTTCTTGCTGTTGGTATCATCTTagtatttctctgttttgtcttcatggtggtgtcctatgtgcagatcttcagggctgtgctgaggatcccctctcagcagggaaggcacaaagccttttccacctgcctccctcacctggccgtggtctcccTGGTCGTCAGCACTGGTGCAtttgcctacctgaagcccccctccatctcctccccatccctggacctggtggtggcagttctgtactcagtggtgcctcca TGGAACAAATCGAGGAGAACGATGGCCATGGGAGGCTATGGAAAGCAATATAAGTGA
- the LOC127396208 gene encoding olfactory receptor 14J1-like: protein LHYGTLLGSRACVHMAAAAWASGFLNALLHTASTFSLPLCQGNALGQFFCEIPQILKLSCSHSYLRELGLVLLNACLFFLSFVFMVVSYVQIFRAVLRIPSQQGRHKAFSTCLPHLAVVSLFISTGMFAYLKPPSISSSSLDLVVAVLYSVVPPLVSDPETV from the exons ctgcactacgggaccctcctgggcagcagagcttgtgtccacatggcagcagctgcctgggcctctgggtttctcaatgctctgctgcacacagccagtacattttcactgcccctctgccagggcaatgccctgggacagttcttctgtgaaatcccccagatcctcaagctctcctgctcacactcctacctcagggaacttgGGCTTGTTTTACTTAATGCTTGTTTATTCTTTCTGAgctttgtcttcatggtggtgtcctatgtgcagatcttcagggctgtgctgaggatcccctctcagcagggaaggcacaaagccttttccacctgcctccctcacctggccgtggtctcccTGTTTATCAGCACTGGTAtgtttgcctacctgaagcccccctccatctcctcctcatccctggacctggtggtggcagttctgtactcagtggtgcctcca CTTGTGTCTGACCCAGAGACTGTGTAA
- the LOC127396239 gene encoding olfactory receptor 14I1-like gives MSNSSSISQFLLLAFADRRELQLLHFWLFLGIYLAALLGNGLIITTIAWDHHLHTPMYFFLLNLSLLDLGCISTTLPKAMANSLWDTRAISYSACAAQLFFFAIFITAEWSLLTIMCYDRYVAICR, from the coding sequence atgtccaacagcagctccatcagccagttcctcctcctggcattcgcagacaggcgggagctgcagctcctgcacttctggctcttcctgggcatctacctggctgccctcctgggcaacggcctcatcatcaccaccatcgcctgggaccaccacctccacacccccatgtacttcttcctgctcaacctctccctcctcgacctgggctgcatctccaccaccctccccaaagccatggccaattccctctgggacaccagggccatctcctactcagcatgtgctgcacagctcttcttctttGCCATTTTCATCACAGCAGagtggtcccttctcaccatcatgtgctatgaccgctacgtggccatctgcaga